A window of Microbacterium sp. BK668 genomic DNA:
CCACCGCGAGCGGGCCAGGAGGGGCCAGCCCGCCGCTTCCATGGCGCGAAGGGCCGTCTGCCAGCGGTGGACGGGACCGAAGGGCGCGACCGACGCCGCGCGGGCCCACTCGTCGTCGAGGGCCGCGAGGAAGGCGTGGACGGCCTCGCCGGGGACGTTGCGGTGGATGAGCGCCTTCGGGAGCCGCTCCGCGGCGATCGACGGATGCTGGAGCCCGGCCAGGCGAAGCGACACCGTGAGCGACCGGGGGAGCGCGTCCGGGCTCACCGCGACCCACGTCACGATGCGGCCCAGCTCGTCGCAGGTGCCCTCGACGAGGACGCCGCCCGGGGCCAGCCGTCCGCACATGCGGGCCCACGCCTCGGCGACCTCGTCCTCCCGGTACTGGCGGAGGACGTTCATCGCACGGATGACGGCGGGCCGCCGCCCATCCGGAACCGGCACCTCGAACCCGCCGAGCGCGAAGGAGACGCGTGCGTCGGCGGCGAACGAGGATCCGCCCGCCTGCACCAGCGCGAGCTGATCGTTCGCCCGCGCGACGCGGGCGGGCTCGATCTCGAGGCCGCGCACCTCCACGTCCTTGCGGGTGCGGACCAGGCGGGCGTGCAGCTCGAGCGTCGTGACGGCGCTCGCACCGTAGCCGAGGTCGATGACGAGGGGGTCGGCGGCCCGCCGAAGGGCCGGATGGCGGGCGATCCAGCGGTCCACGCGCCGCAGCCGGTTGGTGCCCGTCGTGCCCCGAGTCACCTGTCCGATGGGGGAGCGGCCGGTCGCCATGAGCCCATGATGCCAGCCGGATGCCGCTTCCTCGGCCTCGGTATGCTGGCGGCATGACCGCCCCCTACACCCTCATCCTGCTGCGCCACGGGCAGAGCGAATGGAACAAGCTCAACCTCTTCACCGGGTGGGTCGACGTCCGGCTCTCCGACCAGGGGAAGGCCGAGGCCCAGCGCGGCGGCGAGCTCCTCGCCGAGGCGGGGCTGCTTCCCGACATCCTGCACACCTCGGTCCTCACCCGCGCGATCCAGACGGCCAACATCGCCCTCGACGCGGCCGACCGCGCCTGGATCCCGGTGAAGCGCTCGTGGCGGCTCAACGAGCGCCACTACGGCGCGCTGCAGGGCAAGGACAAGGCCCAGACCCTCGAGGAGTTCGGCCAGGAGCAGTTCATGCTGTGGCGCCGCTCGTTCGACGTGCCGCCGCCCCTGCTCGCCGACGACTCCGAGTGGAGTCAGGTCGGCGACCCGCGCTACGCCGACATCGACGGCGAGATCCCCCGCACCGAGTCGCTCAAGCTCGTCATCGACCGCTTCCTGCCCTACTGGGAGAGCGACATCAAGCCCGACCTGGCCGCCGGCAGAACGGTGCTCGTCACGGCGCACGGCAACTCGCTGCGCGGTCTCGTGAAGCACCTCGACGGCATCAGCGACGCCGACATCGCCGAGCTCAACATCCCCACGGGCATCCCGCTCGTCTACCGCCTGAACGAGGACTTCACGCCGGCGGGGCCGAGCGAGTACCTCGACCCGGAGGCGGCGGCCGCGGGTGCCGCCGCGGTCGCGAACCAGGGCAAGGGCTGACCGTCCGACGAACGCAGAAGAGCGGATGCCCCGTGCCGGGGCATCCGCTCTTCGTCTGTCCGGATGCGGCTACACGCCGGTCGAGGCGCCCGCGACGAAGGTGTCGTCGGGTTCGGCCGACCAGTCGCCCGTCGCGAGGTAGGTGACCTTCTTCGAGATCGACACGGCGTGGTCGGCGAAGCGCTCGTGGTAGCGACTGGCGAGGGTCGCATCGACCGTCGCAGCGGTCTCGCCCTGCCACGAGTCGGAGAGGACCTTCTCGAACACCGAGATGTGGAGCTCGTCGATCTTGTCGTCGTCGTTGCGGATCTGCTCGGCGAGCGCGAGGTCCTGCGTGCGCAGCAGCTCGGTCAGCCTGCGGGAGACCTCGACGTCGAGCTGACCCATGCGCGTGAAGGTGCTCTTGAGGCCCTTGGGGATCGCCCTCTCGGGGAAGCGCATGCGCGTGAGCTGGGCGATGTGCTCGGCGATGTCGCCCATGCGCTCCAGCGATGCGCTGATGCGCAGGGCGCTCACGACGATGCGGAGGTCCCGGGCGACGGGCTGCTGGCGCGCGAGGATCTCGATCGCCTGCTCGTCGAGGGCGAGCGCCCTCTCGTCGATGATGATGTCGGCCTCGATGACCTCTTCGGCGAGGGCGACATCGCTCGTCCCGAACGCGAGGGTCGCCTTCTCGATCGCCGTCGTGACGAGTTCGGCGATCTCGACGAGCCGATCCTGCACGTCCTCGAGCGACTGATGGAACACTTCACGCATTCGCGACACCTTTCATCTCCGCGGCACACGCTCGTGTCGCGACCCCCGCGATTGTCGTCAGCGAAGGTTAACGAACCGTGCCACGAGAGTGAATAGTAGTCGGCGCGCTTTCGCGGGGGACGGCGCAGGGCCGTTCGCTCCGTGCGCCGCCACGTAACCTGGGATGCATGCAACCGGTGCAGCTCGCCCTGCTGTCCTTGGTCCTCGGGGCAGCGATCGGGGGACTCGTCTCGACGCTGATCTTCCTCTCCCTGCGGGCGCGCGACCGGGTGCAGGCCGGGAGCAGTGCGGAGATCCCGGACGGGGTCGCGGAAGTGCTGAGCGGGATGGATGACGCGGCCGTTGTGGTCGACACCTCGTCGACGATCCTCGCCACCTCGCCCTCGGCGGCGCCGTTCGGTCTCGTCGTGGGGGGCGTCCTTCCCGGCGACGAGCTGAAGGGCCTCGTGCGCAGCGCCCGGACGGGCGACTCCGCCGCGACCGAGACGATGCGCCTGCGCCGGGGAGCGGCACCCGCCGAGCCGCGCCTGGTCGTCGTGCGGGCGACGCCCATCTCGCCGCGCCTCACCTTCCTCGTGCTGCGCGACATCACCGAGAAGGAGCGCGTCGAGCAGATGCGCCGGGACTTCGTCGCCAACACCAGTCACGAGCTGAAGACACCGGTCGGCGCCGTCAGCCTCCTGTCCGAGGCGATCGAGTCCGCTGCGGACGATCCCGAGCAGGTGCGCATCTTCGCCGCCCGCCTGACGGCGGAGGCGGCGCGCCTGGCGTCGCTCACGTCGCGGATCATGAATCTCTCGCGGCTCCAGGCCGCCGACGAGCTCCACGACGAGCGCGACGTCGCCGTCGACGAGATCGTCGCCTCAGCCGTCGAGGCCCACGCCATCCAGGCGGACTCCGCCGGCGTCTCGGTGGTGCGCGGCGGTGCGCGGGGCCTCTGGGTGCGAGGCGATCCGCAGATCCTCAGCGAGGCGGTCGGGAACCTCGTCGCCAATGCCATATCGTACTCGCCGGCGGGCTCCAGCGTCGGGGTCGGCGTCAGGTCGACCGACGGGATCGTCGAGATCGCCGTCACCGACCGGGGCATCGGCATCCAGGAGGGCGAGCAGGAACGGGTGTTCGAGCGCTTCTACCGCGCCGACCAGGCCCGCTCGCGCCGCACGGGAGGCACCGGCCTGGGCTTGTCGATCGTCAAGCATGCCGTGCAGCGGCACGGCGGCGAGGTGACGCTGTGGTCGCGGCCCGGGCGCGGGTCGACCTTCACCATCCGGCTACCGCTCGTCGATGGTCCCGTCGCCGAGCCGCCGCGCAAGAAGCGTAAGAAGAGTCGGGCAAAGGGCGCCCTGCCGCGCCCGGCCGCCACAGCCCCCAGCCCCGTGAACGGAGAAACCGCATGAGCCGCGTCCTGATCGTCGAGGATGAACCAGACCTCGCCGACCCCCTCGCCTACCTGCTTCGGCGCGAGGGATACGAAGTCGAGATCGCCGAGGACGGGCCTGCGGCGCTGTCGGCATTCCGGGAGCGCGGCGCCGACATCGTCCTGCTCGACCTGATGCTGCCCGGGATGCCGGGGACCGAGGTGTGCCGGCAGCTGCGGGCCGCCTCCGGCGTTCCCATCATCATGCTCACCGCCAAGGACTCCGAGGTGGACATCGTCGTGGGCCTTGAGCTCGGCGCGGACGACTACGTCACGAAGCCCTACTCGGCCCGTGAGCTGCTCGCGCGCATGAGGGCCGTCCTGCGCCGGCTCTCCACCGGCGATGCCGACCTCGATGAGCGGGTGCTCAACGGCGGCCGTGTGACGCTCGACATCGACCGCCACACGGTCGCGGTCGACGGCTCGGAGATCAGCATGCCGCTCAAGGAATTCGAGCTCCTCGAGGTGCTGATGCGCAATTCAGGGCGCGTGCTCACGCGAGGTCAGCTCATCGACCGCGTGTGGGGGACCGACTACTTCGGCGACACCAAGACGCTCGACGTGCACATCAAGCGGATCCGCTCGCGCATCGAGGAGAACCCGGGCGAGCCCTCGATGCTCGTCACCGTGCGCGGCCTCGGCTACCGCTTCGAGGGCTGAACGCCCGCCGAACGCGGAACGGCCCCTCGCGCGCATCAGCGCGGAGGGGCCGTTTCCGTCGTGTCAGAAGCCCGGCTCAGGGGACGAACGGCGCGAGGTACTCCAGCTCGCCGTCGAGCACGGGAACCGCGATCACGGCCCCCTCGAAGTCCCCGGACTGGAAGTACACCGGCACGTCGGCGCCGGGCATGACGTCCAGCCCCTCGACGAGGATCGGATCCTCGGTCACGCCGAGGCTGATCGTCGTCTTGGCGGGTACCCGGACCGTCTTCCTGATCGGGGACTCCTCGCCGATCTCGATGTTGAGGGTGTGGTTCTCGTCGGTGTTGTTGATGATCGCCGCGATGAAGTTGGCGTCCTCGCCGCTCTCGTCCGCGACGAA
This region includes:
- a CDS encoding class I SAM-dependent methyltransferase, whose product is MATGRSPIGQVTRGTTGTNRLRRVDRWIARHPALRRAADPLVIDLGYGASAVTTLELHARLVRTRKDVEVRGLEIEPARVARANDQLALVQAGGSSFAADARVSFALGGFEVPVPDGRRPAVIRAMNVLRQYREDEVAEAWARMCGRLAPGGVLVEGTCDELGRIVTWVAVSPDALPRSLTVSLRLAGLQHPSIAAERLPKALIHRNVPGEAVHAFLAALDDEWARAASVAPFGPVHRWQTALRAMEAAGWPLLARSRWRLGEVTVPWTAVAPTE
- a CDS encoding phosphoglyceromutase, encoding MTAPYTLILLRHGQSEWNKLNLFTGWVDVRLSDQGKAEAQRGGELLAEAGLLPDILHTSVLTRAIQTANIALDAADRAWIPVKRSWRLNERHYGALQGKDKAQTLEEFGQEQFMLWRRSFDVPPPLLADDSEWSQVGDPRYADIDGEIPRTESLKLVIDRFLPYWESDIKPDLAAGRTVLVTAHGNSLRGLVKHLDGISDADIAELNIPTGIPLVYRLNEDFTPAGPSEYLDPEAAAAGAAAVANQGKG
- a CDS encoding ATP-binding protein; amino-acid sequence: MQPVQLALLSLVLGAAIGGLVSTLIFLSLRARDRVQAGSSAEIPDGVAEVLSGMDDAAVVVDTSSTILATSPSAAPFGLVVGGVLPGDELKGLVRSARTGDSAATETMRLRRGAAPAEPRLVVVRATPISPRLTFLVLRDITEKERVEQMRRDFVANTSHELKTPVGAVSLLSEAIESAADDPEQVRIFAARLTAEAARLASLTSRIMNLSRLQAADELHDERDVAVDEIVASAVEAHAIQADSAGVSVVRGGARGLWVRGDPQILSEAVGNLVANAISYSPAGSSVGVGVRSTDGIVEIAVTDRGIGIQEGEQERVFERFYRADQARSRRTGGTGLGLSIVKHAVQRHGGEVTLWSRPGRGSTFTIRLPLVDGPVAEPPRKKRKKSRAKGALPRPAATAPSPVNGETA
- a CDS encoding DNA modification methylase: MISISRARAAGTRRTSRLVASLALGALALSATTGCAMLSTQATTIPYSPADGVNVPDSGPVLVRNALFVADESGEDANFIAAIINNTDENHTLNIEIGEESPIRKTVRVPAKTTISLGVTEDPILVEGLDVMPGADVPVYFQSGDFEGAVIAVPVLDGELEYLAPFVP
- a CDS encoding response regulator transcription factor gives rise to the protein MSRVLIVEDEPDLADPLAYLLRREGYEVEIAEDGPAALSAFRERGADIVLLDLMLPGMPGTEVCRQLRAASGVPIIMLTAKDSEVDIVVGLELGADDYVTKPYSARELLARMRAVLRRLSTGDADLDERVLNGGRVTLDIDRHTVAVDGSEISMPLKEFELLEVLMRNSGRVLTRGQLIDRVWGTDYFGDTKTLDVHIKRIRSRIEENPGEPSMLVTVRGLGYRFEG
- the phoU gene encoding phosphate signaling complex protein PhoU, with amino-acid sequence MREVFHQSLEDVQDRLVEIAELVTTAIEKATLAFGTSDVALAEEVIEADIIIDERALALDEQAIEILARQQPVARDLRIVVSALRISASLERMGDIAEHIAQLTRMRFPERAIPKGLKSTFTRMGQLDVEVSRRLTELLRTQDLALAEQIRNDDDKIDELHISVFEKVLSDSWQGETAATVDATLASRYHERFADHAVSISKKVTYLATGDWSAEPDDTFVAGASTGV